A portion of the Podospora pseudoanserina strain CBS 124.78 chromosome 2, whole genome shotgun sequence genome contains these proteins:
- the cwf16 gene encoding Pre-mRNA-splicing factor cwf16 (BUSCO:EOG092655M5; EggNog:ENOG503NV3K; COG:S), translating into MSERKVLSKYYPPDFDPSLVGRTRKPKSAANTPKVQVVRLMAPFSMRCTACGEYMYRGRKFNARKETRPDEKYLSIQIYRFYIRCTRCSAEIVFKTDPKNQDYTVEQGAKRNTDPWKRGLDDGDNGDGEDETDEQRLDRLEREMAEAAGEEEKNAMAELEQKTEDAKREMAVADALDEIRSRNARLEKAKSEGVDLLEGLVSKETEEEKERRRQEEEDAEAARRAFQFARRQEMLEEIVEEPEEEEKGVDGSNGGQACR; encoded by the coding sequence atGTCTGAACGCAAAGTCCTCTCCAAATACTACCCCCCCGACTTTGACCCCTCCCTCGTAGGGCGAACCCGCAAGCCCAAATCCGCGGCCAACACTCCCAAGGTCCAAGTCGTGCGCCTGATGGCCCCGTTCAGCATGCGCTGCACCGCCTGCGGGGAGTACATGTATCGCGGCCGCAAATTCAACGCGCGCAAAGAAACCCGACCAGACGAAAAATACTTGTCTATACAGATTTACCGGTTTTACATTCGGTGCACGAGGTGCTCGGCGGAGATTGTGTTCAAGACTGATCCCAAGAATCAGGATTATACTGTTGAGCAGGGGGCCAAGAGGAACACGGATCcgtggaagagggggttggatgatggggacaatggggatggggaagatgagaCGGATGAGCAGAGGTTGGATCGGTTGGAACGGGAAatggcggaggcggcgggggaggaggagaagaatgCTATGGCTGAGTTGGAGCAGAAAACGGAGGAtgcgaagagggagatggcggtggcggacGCGTTGGATGAGATTAGGAGTCGGAATGCGAGGTTGGAGAAAGCGAAgagtgagggggtggatttgttggaggggttggtgagtaaggagacggaggaggaaaaagagaggaggaggcaggaggaggaggatgctgaggcggcgaggagggcgttTCAGTTTGCGAGGAGGCaggagatgttggaggagattgtggaggagccggaagaggaggagaagggggtggatgggagtAATGGGGGCCAAGCTTGTCGTTGA
- the MET12 gene encoding methylenetetrahydrofolate reductase 1 (COG:E; EggNog:ENOG503NVAK), which translates to MGEFLPSLELPVEAGKNHAMDKITDKIAALPAETNYCSLEFFPPKTAMGFSNLRDRLDRMARALRPLFVNVTWGAGGSTATKSLELAEICQRELGLTTCLHLTCTNMSRKLIDKTLEDAKALGIRNILALRGDPPRRAEYRDSNEPQTDDDEEEEFHWAVDLVRYIRKTHGDYFCIGVAAYPEGHADESHPLGQSLEHDLPYLVEKVQAGADFLMTQLFFDIAAYDHFEKTLREHPSGAFKDIVIIPGLMPIQSYQMIKRTTKLSHAKIPDALMDRLEAVRGDDERVKEVGVDIVSELVEQIKEIKGRTAEGPKGFHFYTLNLEKAVSFIIERTGLIPPETPEEEELQSAVRHNPLPDIRLLRINGSVPDDGRRKGSIGSDPRDRVIVQGRSTSYPDWEATAQEASIPAEPINSRANTLAISEGEGVLGREATWDDFPNGRWGDARSPAYGQIDGYGVSLHVTVAQALRIWGTPRTTEDINNVFIRHLKGELTTIPWSEEGFSPETDKIRDQLIKLNSKGWWSLASQPAVNGLRSSDPTFGWGPANGFVFQKAFVEFFIPSADWKVLEQKLRHPDLKDDVCFYAINAAGDFVSSDAAGSLEAEGEKEASTNAVTWGVFPGKEIVTPTIIEEVSFRAWSEEAFGIWGEWAKIYGKGSESEKLLEKIRGDSWLVNIIHHDFIDSDAIWKVLLN; encoded by the coding sequence ATGGGTGAATTTCTTCCCAGTTTGGAATTGCCTGTAGAGGCTGGCAAGAACCACGCCATGGACAAAATCACAGACAAAATTGCGGCTTTGCCCGCCGAGACGAACTACTGCTCCCTCGAATTCTTCCCGCCCAAGACGGCCATGGGTTTCTCCAACCTCCGTGACCGGCTCGATCGGATGGCGAGGGCCCTGCGACCACTCTTTGTCAACGTTACCTGGGGCGCCGGCGGTTCTACAGCAACCAAGTCCCTCGAGCTCGCCGAGATCTGCCAGCGGGAGCTGGGCCTGACAACATGTCTGCATCTTACCTGCACTAACATGAGCCGGAAGCTGATAGATAAGACATTGGAGGACGCAAAGGCTTTGGGTATTCGCAATATCCTCGCCCTCAGGGGCGACCCGCCAAGAAGAGCCGAGTACCGTGATAGCAACGAGCCGCAGaccgacgatgacgaagaggaagagttcCATTGGGCCGTCGACCTCGTTCGTTATATCCGCAAGACTCACGGCGATTACTTCTGCATTGGTGTTGCCGCCTATCCGGAAGGCCATGCCGATGAAAGCCATCCCCTCGGTCAGAGCCTGGAGCATGACCTTCCTTATCTCGTCGAGAAGGTGCAGGCCGGAGCCGATTTTCTCATGACACAGTTGTTTTTCGACATTGCAGCGTACGATCATTTCGAGAAGACTCTTCGGGAGCATCCAAGCGGTGCATTCAAGGATATCGTGATTATCCCTGGTCTTATGCCTATCCAGAGTTATCAAATGATCAAAAGGACGACAAAGCTCAGCCACGCCAAGATACCCGATGCACTCATGGACCGTCTGGAGGCCGTCAGGGGTGACGATGAAAGAGtcaaggaggtgggggtggatATTGTCAGCGAACTGGTGGAGcagatcaaggagatcaagggCAGGACGGCCGAGGGTCCCAAGGGCTTTCACTTTTACACGCTCAACCTGGAAAAGGCAGTATCGTTCATTATCGAAAGAACAGGGTTGATCCCTCCCGAAACtccagaggaggaagagcttcAGTCCGCTGTGAGACATAACCCTCTACCGGACATTCGACTTCTTCGCATCAACGGATCCGTCCCCGATGATGGAAGACGAAAGGGCTCGATTGGCTCTGATCCCAGGGATCGGGTTATTGTCCAGGGTCGATCCACATCCTATCCCGACTGGGAAGCGACAGCACAGGAGGCTAGCATTCCGGCAGAACCCATCAATTCCCGCGCTAACACACTGGCTATTTCAGAGGGCGAAGGCGTACTAGGCCGTGAAGCCACGTGGGATGACTTCCCCAACGGCAGATGGGGCGATGCTCGGTCTCCCGCCTACGGTCAAATCGACGGCTACGGTGTAAGCCTGCACGTTACGGTGGCCCAGGCGCTTCGGATCTGGGGCACTCCAAGGACCACCGAGGACATCAACAACGTCTTTATCCGCCACCTCAAGGGCGAGCTCACAACCATTCCGTGGAGCGAAGAAGGATTCAGCCCGGAAACCGACAAGATTCGCGACCAGCTCATCAAGCTCAACTCCAAGGGCTGGTGGTCGTTGGCCTCGCAGCCGGCGGTTAACGGCCTTCGGTCCAGTGATCCCACTTTTGGATGGGGACCGGCAAACGGGTTCGTCTTTCAAAAGGCATTTGTCGAGTTCTTCATTCCGTCGGCGGACTGGAAGGTGCTCGAACAAAAACTTAGGCACCCAGACTTGAAGGACGATGTATGTTTCTATGCCATCAacgccgccggtgactttgTCAGCTCGGATGCCGCTGGCTCGTTGGAggcagagggggagaaggaggccagCACCAATGCCGTGACGTGGGGTGTTTTCCCCGGCAAGGAGATTGTCACGCCCACAATTATTGAAGAAGTCAGTTTCCGGGCCTGGAGCGAGGAGGCGTTTGGGATCTGGGGAGAATGGGCCAAGATTTATGGGAAGGGGTCGGAGAGTGAAAAGCTGCTTGAAAAGATTAGGGGTGATTCATGGTTGGTAAACATTATTCACCATGACTTCATCGATAGCGATGCCATTTGGAAGGTGCTGCTGAACTAG
- a CDS encoding hypothetical protein (EggNog:ENOG503NWZJ; COG:J) codes for MENIWSRRPGSSKLSLSTSGSGQGDSPSGRNNSFRRIGGDSSSLQKTNPFSSITTPGGGLASPTGGASNAFGLGSGAFASFGSAKTPKATGNPFESSLGAAVKTPGAEKSAKEGGLAGKSVGRVASNASLLDSARTSGASVHRLRDSWVFWFRPPISKANGFIEYENTLHPIASVDTAENFFGVYGHLKRPSTLPLVSDYHLFKKGIRPIWEDQENKAGGKWVVRLKKGVADRYWEDLLFAIIGDQFGEASEEVCGIVVSIRNGEDILSIWTRSSGQRVLKLRETMRRVLSMPNDTKIEFKSHDTSIQQRTAIEESRREKAANNHHGDKRNNKQQHYQQQLQQSNDEQQKNL; via the exons atgGAGAACATATGGAGTCGCCGCCCCGG TTCGAGcaagctctccctctctACTTCCGGCTCCGGTCAGGGCGACAGCCCCTCTGGACGCAACAACTCTTTCAGGCGAATCGGCGGTGATAGCTCTTCGCTCCAGaaaaccaaccccttcagTTCCATAACCACGCCGGGAGGCGGCTTGGCGTCACCTACAGGTGGCGCATCGAATGCCTTCGGCCTAGGATCTGGCGCCTTTGCCTCTTTTGGCTCGGCGAAGACCCCTAAGGCGACTGGAAATCCTTTCGAGTCGTCTTTGGGCGCTGCTGTCAAGACACCCGGTGCGGAGAAATCTGCAAAGGAGGGTGGCTTGGCTGGCAAGTCTGTCGGTCGGGTGGCATCCAACGCCTCCCTGCTTGACTCTGCCAGGACGTCAGGGGCGTCAGTCCACCGGCTGCGTGACAGCTGGGTGTTCTGGTTTCGCCCGCCCATCTCCAAGGCGAACGGGTTTATCGAGTATGAGAACACTCTGCACCCAATCGCCTCGGTTGATACAGCCGAGAACTTCTTCGGCGTGTACGGGCACTTGAAGCGGCCGTCAACGCTGCCGCTGGTATCGGACTACCACCTCTTCAAGAAGGGAATCCGGCCAATATGGGAGGACCAGGAGAACAAGGCGGGTGGCAAGTGGGTGGTGCGCCTCAAGAAGGGCGTTGCGGACCGCTATTGGGAGGACCTGCTGTTTGCCATTATTGGCGACCAGTTCGGCGAGGCCAGTGAGGAGGTTTGCGGTATTGTGGTGAGCATCCGTAACGGGGAGGACATCCTCAGCATCTGGACTCGTTCGAGTGGACAGCGGGTCCTGAAGCTCCG CGAAACTATGCGCCGAGTCCTGTCGATGCCAAATGACACCAAAATCGAGTTCAAGAGCCACGACACCAGCATCCAGCAGCGCACTGCTATTGAAGAGTCCCGGcgggagaaggcggcgaaCAATCACCACGGTGACAAGCGCAACAACAAGCAGCAACATTATCAGCAGCAGTTGCAGCAGTCGAATGACGAACAGCAGAAGAACTTATAA
- the ubp10 gene encoding Ubiquitin carboxyl-terminal hydrolase 10 (MEROPS:MER0064621; EggNog:ENOG503NXX3; COG:Z; BUSCO:EOG09262QL6) produces the protein MSKRQASEALEDLVGSPASKKSRFDDYTKSLTPSANGDDNHTNGLQRIEDEEEGDDFDDEVEEKAPIRQAAPTAGYDDLYLDTIDRNVLDFDFEKLCSISLSNINVYACLVCGKYFQGRGPKSHAYFHALDEDHHVYINMSTQKVYVLPEGYEVMSKSLDDIKYVSDPRYTRQEVAEFDRKPRTSRTLLGKEYTPGFVGMNNIKENDYLNVIVQSLSHVSPLRNYFLLEDLSKRDELVKRTSILFRKIWNPRAFKSHVSPHELLQEISLRSNKRFTLTAQSDPVEFLSWYLNNLHLGLGGSKTKPHSSPIQHIFQGKLKVESQAITAKADASDRLRFEESTQVQTDISRFLLLTLDLPPAPLFQDEQEANIIPQVPLSLLLAKYNGVKAQELNAQRKRYRLMHPLPPFLVFHVKRFSKNKFVSERNPTIVTFDARNLDVGPYVEPDPSHCQPGEPIWYDLVANVVHEAVRQKEDVADSAVGEEKKTWKVQLRDKSREGEWVVAQDLFVEKIREELLYLGETYLQVWERRDRPRVQGGSNGKGKGRMA, from the coding sequence ATGTCGAAGCGTCAGGCGTCAGAAGCTCTCGAGGACCTAGTAGGCTCACCAGCCTCCAAGAAGTCCAGATTCGACGACTACACCAAGAGCCTAACCCCCAGCGCAAACGGAGATGATAACCACACGAACGGACTGCAACGGAtagaagacgaggaggagggcgatgatTTTGACGATGAAGTGGAGGAAAAGGCGCCCATCAGACAAGCTGCACCGACAGCAGGCTACGACGACTTGTacctcgacaccatcgaTCGCAACGTCCTCGACTTTGATTTCGAAAAGCTGTGTTCCATCAGCTTGTCTAATATCAACGTATACGCATGCTTAGTATGCGGGAAATACTTCCAAGGCCGTGGCCCAAAGTCACACGCCTATTTCCACGCGCTCGACGAGGACCACCACGTCTACATCAACATGAGCACCCAAAAGGTGTACGTGTTACCCGAAGGATACGAAGTCATGAGCAAGTCCCTCGACGACATCAAATACGTCTCCGATCCACGCTACACCCGACAAGAAGTCGCCGAGTTCGATCGCAAACCTCGCACCTCCCGAACCCTCCTCGGGAAAGAATACACCCCCGGTTTCGTAGGAATGAACAACATCAAAGAAAACGACTACCTCAACGTCATAGtccaatccctctcccacgTCTCCCCGCTACGGAATTATTTCCTTCTAGAAGACCTCTCCAAGCGCGACGAGCTCGTCAAACGGACCTCAATTCTCTTCCGCAAAATCTGGAACCCTCGCGCCTTCAAATCCCACGTCTCCCCCCACGAGCTCCTTCAAGAAATCTCCCTCCGCTCCAACAAGCGCTTCACCCTCACGGCCCAATCCGACCCGGTAGAATTCCTATCATGGtatctcaacaacctccacctcggcctaGGCGGCTCAAAGACAAAACCTCattcctcccccatccagCACATCTTTCAGGGAAAGCTAAAAGTAGAATCCcaagccatcaccgccaaagcCGACGCGAGTGACAGGTTACGGTTTGAAGAGTCTACCCAAGTCCAAACGGACATCTCTCGGTTCTTACTCCTCACCTTGGACCTCCCTCCCGCGCCTTTGTTTCAGGACGAACAAGAAGCCAACATTATTCCTCAAGTCCCACTGTCTTTACTCCTGGCGAAATACAACGGCGTGAAAGCCCAGGAACTCAACGCCCAGCGGAAGCGATACAGACTAatgcaccccctcccgccgttCCTCGTTTTTCACGTGAAGCGCTTTTCCAAAAACAAGTTTGTCTCTGAGCGCAACCCGACGATTGTGACGTTTGACGCGAGGAATTTGGATGTCGGGCCGTATGTTGAGCCTGATCCTAGTCACTGCCAGCCGGGGGAGCCGATATGGTATGATTTGGTCGCGAATGTGGTGCACGAGGCGGTGAGGCAGAAGGAAGATGTGGCGGATAGcgcggtgggggaggaaaaaAAGACGTGGAAGGTACAGCTGAGGGACAAGagccgggagggggagtgggtggtggcgcAGGATTTGTTTGTGGAGAAGATTAGGGAGGAGCTGCTTTATCTGGGGGAGACGTATTTGCaggtttgggagaggagggatagGCCTAGGGTGCAGGGGGGGAGtaatgggaaggggaaggggaggatggcgtgA
- a CDS encoding hypothetical protein (EggNog:ENOG503NWHZ; COG:Z), protein MAFLAQLGASTDELVDAIVGIPESDQETRDIFREAVLRLLRNHTYLRTNQFEVEDRLKGLEERFRVVGRDALADAFRKRLEALEPHHNKFTPDVFHFLLELADQPAQKTDLTALDALIEPEEIPPPKLTWKDIAREDGWVQERDIWLFNRHAPDSSDDEEVADLRTVASVESLTSASSVDDRAPRTALDSAFKPQGEELLQQVREALSWRDASTKNGGEQPEKVTISTLQLLREVLFMLSGLPTTFFDADCSPNPLYQLQGISTEASTALFNSFAECGRKLAPLRTFSKRKAQSPLLQVFESSLQKALTSLDGKLARIQGRYVAIKEDMVVSLVGILTEVQPILKPLYALSDIIRQLQEESSTHGFRYLELLYDAVGMAQLQAHRDTYHLLGGLFLDCFQVYLKPIRLWMEEGRLLPGDRTFFVSESSTKLPLPHIWKGQFNMLRSPEGHLHAPRFLKPAIHRIFTAGKSIVVLKNMKRHAAASKYRATDEPKMDFATVCPDHLEFAPFSELFSAAFDAWIQSKHHTAAATLQELLYNSYGLLQSLDMLEEVYLMSDGSKSDALASAVFRHLDNFSSSWKDRFTLTEIAQEAFSASIDNYRIFAEIDPRTVVHSAIAGRSSVRVNLPAIRLGCRLNWPVQIVVTEESIRGYQTIFTFLLQVRRAIHVLKHPVKNFHPRGSLAATGPMGQYYMLRTKLLWFCDAILTYLTTLVLAPNTAKLRANLGDAGDVDDMIKAHANFVNRIIHEACHGAKLQPIRDCMLDIFDLAIKVADAQKVEMARLEKEEHEITRLSVISSPYTSPVKAKAKCAASTPKPKRRNDEDDDSDKENQGLEWKIKQSANVNEGKPHHVLLKEYQGDFERHLRFVAGGLRGVARASKEQAAVKWDLLAEMLEVGIKD, encoded by the exons ATGGCTTTTCTCGCGCAACTGGGGGCCTCGACCGATGAACTGGTGGACGCCATCGTTGGGATTCCCGAA TCTGATCAAGAGACCCGAGATATTTTTCGGGAGGCTGTTCTCCGTCTTCTTCGCAACCATACTTATCTTAGGACCAATCAGTTTGAGGTCGAAGACAGACTCAAGGGCCTGGAGGAACGTTTCCGTGTCGTTGGAAGGGATGCACTTGCAGATGCTTTTCGCAAGCGACTCGAGGCACTGGAACCGCACCACAACAAATTTACGCCTGATGTCTTCCACTttctcctcgagctcgccGACCAGCCGGCTCAAAAGACTGACCTCACTGCGCTTGACGCGCTCATTGAACCCGAGGAAATACCCCCACCAAAGTTAACATGGAAAGACATTGCCAGAGAAGATGGTTGGGTACAGGAACGAGACATTTGGCTCTTCAACCGCCACGCCCCAGATTCAAGTGACGACGAAGAGGTCGCCGACCTCAGAACGGTCGCTTCCGTTGAATCACTCACATCAGCTTCCTCGGTAGACGACAGAGCACCACGCACAGCATTGGACAGTGCGTTCAaaccccaaggagaagagctgCTGCAACAAGTCAGGGAAGCACTGTCATGGCGAGACGCTTCAACAAAAAATGGAGGAGAACAGCCTGAAAAAGTGACCATATCAACATTGCAGTTGCTCCGAGAGGTGTTGTTTATGCTTAGTGGCTTACCGACAACCTTTTTCGATGCAGACTGTAGCCCAAATCCGCTCTACCAGCTCCAGGGGATTTCAACGGAAGCATCAACCGCTCTCTTTAACTCCTTTGCTGAGTGCGGTCGTAAGCTCGCACCTTTACGAACCTTTTCCAAAAGGAAAGCACAGTCGCCTCTCTTGCAGGTCTTTGAGAGTTCTCTACAAAAGGCCCTGACCTCGCTCGACGGAAAGTTGGCGAGAATTCAAGGCAGATATGTTGCGATTAAGGAGGATatggtggtgagcttggtggGCATCTTGACCGAAGTGCAGCCGATTCTGAAACCACTCTATGCGCTCTCGGATATCATCCGCCAGCTTCAGGAGGAAAGCAGCACTCATGGCTTCAGATATCTTGAGCTACTATACGATGCGGTGGGGATGGCTCAGCTCCAAGCGCACCGGGACACCTACCATCTTTTAGGTGGTTTATTTCTCGACTGTTTTCAGGTCTATCTCAAGCCAATTCGCCTGTGGATGGAAGAAGGAAGACTTCTGCCCGGGGACCGAACATTTTTTGTGTCGGAGTCCTCTACCAAGCTTCCGTTGCCTCATATTTGGAAGGGACAGTTCAACATGCTGCGCTCCCCAGAAGGCCACCTGCACGCACCGCGTTTTCTCAAACCTGCTATCCACAGAATATTCACTGCGGGCAAAAGTattgtggtgttgaaaaACATGAAGCGACATGCGGCCGCCAGCAAATACCGAGCAACAGACGAACCCAAGATGGACTTTGCTACTGTTTGCCCAGACCACCTGGAGTTCGCCCCCTTTTCGGAGCTCTTCAGCGCCGCCTTTGATGCTTGGATCCAGAGCAAGCACCACACTGCAGCGGCCACTCTTCAAGAGCTACTCTACAACTCTTATGGACTGCTCCAGAGTCTAGACATGCTTGAAGAAGTATACCTCATGTCGGACGGCTCCAAATCCGACGCCTTGGCCTCGGCTGTCTTCAGACACCTCGACAACTTTAGCAGCAGCTGGAAAGATCGTTTTACATTGACCGAGATTGCTCAGGAGGCTTTCTCGGCATCTATCGACAACTACCGCATCTTTGCCGAAATCGATCCTCGTACCGTTGTTCACAGTGCCATTGCTGGCCGGAGCTCTGTTCGAGTCAACCTTCCCGCTATCCGTCTTGGGTGTCGTCTGAACTGGCCAGTGCAGATTGTAGTCACAGAGGAGTCAATACGGGGATATCAGACGATATTCACCTTTTTGCTGCAGGTCCGCAGAGCGATACATGTCTTGAAGCATCCAGTTAAGAATTTCCACCCCCGAGGAAGCCTGGCTGCGACGGGTCCAATGGGGCAATACTACATGCTGCGAACGAAACTCCTCTGGTTCTGCGACGCCATCCTTACCTACTTGACGACACTCGTGCTGGCTCCTAACACAGCAAAACTAAGAGCTAACTTGGGAGATGCGGGGGATGTGGACGACATGATCAAAGCCCATGCCAACTTTGTGAACAGAATCATCCATGAAGCATGCCATGGTGCCAAATTGCAGCCTATTCGGGACTGCATGCTGGACATTTTCGATCTGGCTATCAAGGTTGCAGACGCGCAGAAAGTAGAAATGGCgaggctggagaaggaggaacaTGAGATTACAAGGTTATCGGTGATCTCTTCTCCTTACACCTCACCAGTGAAAGCCAAGGCCAAATGTGCGGCATCAACACCGAAACCAAAGAGAAGAAatgacgaagacgatgacTCGGACAAGGAAAACCAAGGTCTGGAGTGGAAAATCAAACAGAGCGCAAACGTTAACGAGGGGAAACCGCACCATGTCTTGTTGAAGGAGTATCAAGGTGATTTTGAGAGACACCTGAGGTTCGTTGCTGGGGGGCTCAGGGGCGTGGCGAGGGCCAGCAAGGAACAGGCAGCCGTGAAGTGGGATCTGCTGgccgagatgttggaggttgggatcAAGGACTGA
- the KTR4 gene encoding putative mannosyltransferase ktr4 (CAZy:GT15; COG:G; EggNog:ENOG503NW4D), whose protein sequence is MAIARPVRVLGFAAVVMWFFFIWQVLKPTSPPKHKAKEIIKSFERDPNLDPTGEPEGILVHASEEYAPGPAGTARINATLLALVRNEELNDMLSSMRDLERTWNHKFNYPWTFFNDVPFTEEFKKKTQALTKAECRYELIPKEHWAVPEWINMDLYKESTQILKEKKVQYADMISYHQMCRWNSGLFYHHPALANTQYYWRVEPKVHFFCDVDYDVFRYMQDNNKTYGFTINLYDSPDSIPTLWPETLKFIAEHPEYVHENNAMDWLTDKVRRPDHNKKANGYSTCHFWSNFEIADMSFWRSKAYEDYFNHLDRTGNFFYERWGDAPVHSIGLGLFEDKSRIHWFRDIGYQHIPFFNCPNSPKCKGCVTGRFTDGESFLYREDCRPNWFKFVSQG, encoded by the exons ATGGCCATTGCTCGCCCCGTAAGGGTCCTGGGCTTTGCGGCCGTGGTGATGTGGTTCTTCTTCATCTGGCAGGTCCTGAagccgacatcaccaccaaaacacaaGGCCAAAGAGATCATCAAGTCATTCGAACGAGATCCAAACCTAGACC CAACGGGAGAGCCAGAAGGCATTTTAGTTCACGCATCCGAGGAATATGCACCCGGCCCCGCGGGCACCGCCCGAATCAATGCCACCCTACTTGCCCTCGTACGAAATGAGGAGCTCAACGACATGCTCTCCTCCATGCGCGACCTCGAAAGAACATGGAACCACAAGTTCAACTACCCCTGGACCTTCTTCAACGATGTCCCTTTCACCGAAGAattcaagaagaagacgcaAGCTCTTACCAAAGCAGAATGCCGCTACGAACTCATCCCGAAGGAACACTGGGCTGTCCCCGAATGGATCAACATGGACCTCTATAAGGAATCCACCCAGATTctcaaagaaaagaaggtCCAATACGCCGACATGATTTCCTACCACCAAATGTGCCGCTGGAACAGTGGCCTCTTCTATCACCACCCTGCTTTGGCCAATACGCAGTACTACTGGCGCGTGGAGCCCAAGGTTCACTTCTTCTGTGATGTCGACTATGACGTCTTCCGCTACATGcaggacaacaacaagacctACGGCTTCACCATCAATCTTTATGATTCTCCCGACTCGATCCCTACTCTGTGGCCCGAGACCCTGAAATTCATTGCCGAGCACCCCGAGTATGTTCACGAAAACAACGCCATGGACTGGCTGACGGATAAGGTCCGCCGGCCAGACCATAACAAGAAGGCTAATGGATACTCGACTTGCCACTTCTGGTCGAACTTTGAGATTGCCGACATGAGCTTCTGGAGGAGCAAGGCGTATGAGGATTACTTCAACCACCTGGACCGGACTGGAAATTTCTTCTACGAGAGATGGGGTGATGCGCCGGTGCATAGCATTGGACTGGGATTGTTTGAGGATAAGAGCAGGATCCACTG GTTCCGCGATATCGGATACCAACatatccccttcttcaactgccCCAACTCGCCCAAGTGCAAGGGCTGTGTGACGGGTCGCTTCACGGACGGAGAGTCGTTCTTGTATAGAGAGGACTGCCGACCAAACTGGTTCAAGTTTGTCAGTCAAGGGTGA
- a CDS encoding hypothetical protein (COG:S; EggNog:ENOG503NWWU): protein MSEFPTRPVAQLVGSNGPIHALTYSSPPSTYILTGSSDRSIRLYNPTSTTPSPLPNSPPTGRLIQTYTGAHTYEVLSLSVSSLNDRFASSGGDRTVFLWDVTTALPLRRLGSASTAHSHTGRVNAVLFSGHDDSLVISGGHDTTVRIWDVKSNSNKPVQVLSDAKDAITSLAVPQNGNPEVITGSVDGRVRSYDIRMGRCTTDVIGTPVTSLSLSKDGKTVLVGGLDSKMRLFDRRDGTCLKTYEHPGWKNTELRVQSCLGGKERYVVAGDELTSEAAGVTGTTSQEEGKIWAWDLLTGKLVATVTVPWGGDASNKKVTIGRDGKEKARKNVVSCIAWKEGGFGNQFCVGGTSGVVNVYGEL, encoded by the exons ATGTCTGAATTTCCCACACGGCCTGTAGCCCAGCTTGTCGGGTCCAATG GCCCCATCCACGCCCTAACctactcctccccaccctcaacctACATCCTAACCGGCTCCTCCGACCGCTCCATCCGCCTCTAcaaccccacctccaccaccccctcccccctccccaactcaCCCCCCACCGGCCGCCTTATCCAAACCTACACCGGCGCCCACACCTACGAAGTCCTCTCCCTAAgcgtctcctccctcaacgaccgcttcgcctcctccggcgGCGACCGCACCGTCTTCCTCTGGGACGtaaccaccgccctccccctccgccgcctcggcTCAGCCTCCACAGCCCACTCCCACACCGGCCGCGTAAACGCAGTCCTCTTCTCCGGCCACGACGACAGCCTCGTCATATCCGGCGGCCACGACACAACCGTCCGAATCTGGGACGTCAAatccaacagcaacaaacctGTCCAAGTACTGAGCGACGCCAAGGACGCGATCACTTCTCTTGCTGTCCCCCAAAATGGGAACCCAGAGGTCATAACCGGGAGCGTAGACGGCAGAGTGAGGAGTTATGACATTCGTATGGGACGATGTACCACAGATGTCATTGGCACGCCGGTCACGAGCTTGAGTTTGTCTAAAGATGGAAAAacggtgctggtgggggggttggacaGCAAGATGCGGCTGTTTGATCGCCGGGATGGGACTTGCTTAAAGACGTACGAGCACCCGGGTTGGAAAAACACTGAATTAAGAGTGCAGAGTTGTCttggtgggaaggagaggtATGTTGTTGCGGGGGATGAGCTCACTtccgaggcggcgggggtgacGGGAACAACCAgtcaggaggagggcaagattTGGGCGTGGGATTTGCTCACTGGAAAGCTGGTCGCCACGGTGACGGTGccttggggtggtgatgccagTAACAAAAAGGTTACTATCGGGAGAgatgggaaagaaaaggcgaggaagaatgTGGTTAGTTGTATCGCGtggaaggaagggggttttgggaaCCAGTTCTGTGTTGGGGGTACCAGTGGGGTGGTCAACGTGTATGGCGAGCTCTAG